GTTTTAAAGGATTTTCTCAGCACGGCAGAACTGTAAGTAAAAAACCATTACCTAACGGAACCTATTTCTTTGTCATCACCTTTGAAGACGGAAAACAAAAAACCGGATACCTTTATATGAGCAAGGATTCGGAATTCGATTTGTAAAAACAAATTACCAAACCCCAATTTAAACTTTTTTTTAGGGCATTTTTCTTCTCATTTGCCCATAAAGTTTAGTATCGTATAGCCAACCGATAGGGTTGGATAGCGTTTATTTTAATAGGTATTCTCCATTTTACCACAAAAAAGTAAAAGAATCAATGAATGAAGCCCAGCAAATTTCTACGATTTAAATGTAAGTAATTTTGTAGTCTTTTTTAGCATTGAGTTAATTTTTACGAGTATATACAAGGACTTACATTTTCATTTTTCTTTGCTTCAAGGCAAAAGCATAGATATTTAGAGTAAGAGTAGAAGAGATAGATGATATAAAGATAGCTCTGGTAGTAAACTCTTATAATCAATATATTTTAAATTATCACTATTTTCAAGAGTAAGTTTATGACCTTGGAGATGAAGCGTTAAGAAAATCAATGAGTGGAGCGTAGAAAATATCCGCTGTTCGAAGCGACCGAAGGGAGCAAGTTCGGAGATTTTCAGCGAAAATGAATTGATTTTTAGCGGAGTATTCAAAGTATTGAACTTTTGGTTTTTTTGTTTCAAGACAAAAGAACAGAGGTAAAAGGCAAACGATATAAAGTTAGCTATCTAAAACAAATTTCTTGTTTACAAAAAATAAAAAAAGCCTTAATAAAGAACTGTGATAGCATTAGATGAATATCTTATACCTCCAATTCGCTTATTAAAGCTTTTAAAAATAGTTTGAGATAAAGTTCGCAATTAAAGATAGTTTCTTTCATTCCTTATCAGGCAAATGTTATGCCTTTTTTGAGTTTACTTTACCAGCATTACGTCGAGCAATGATAGTATCTGCAAAATATTTGCGTCCGTTATTGATAACACCGAGTGCTTTTGTAAAGAAATCATCATTGCGGATACGAGCCAAGATATAGGTATAGTCGGTCAAATCTTTATAAATGGTAGTTAATTCCTTTCTGAGTTCCTTTACGTTGTACGAAGGTTTTTGCATCGCCTTGGAAGAGCGTCGGGCAAATAATTCGTTGAATGTGACATTGGCTGAAGCCAAATTAGAAACAAATTTACTTAAAGACAATTCTTTAACAGCATCTTTGTATTCTTCGTTTTGTAAGCGTTCTGTGAGGTTTGACAAGCGATAAGTAGCTTGTTCATACCCGTCATTTTCTACGTTTTTATATTCTGAAAGTAGCAAATTTACCGTTGCAAACGCATCTTTTTCTTTTGGGTTAGTTGAATATTTGTACGCATTGGTAGCCGAACGAAGTGCTTTGAGCAAGTTATCTCTTTCTTTATCGGCTTTCATAATTTTTTCGGACTCTTCACTGCCCCTTACTTGGTCAAGTGCCTCGTCAAGGGTTGGTTTTTTAGCTTGAATAAGTTCAAACAACCTTTTGAAGTCAGTGTCTGTTTGCAAGTCTAATCCTGATTTTTCAAAATCCTCAAAAAAACGGACTAACAATTGCGCAAATTCTGTGTTCTTTAAACTAGAAAGATGAATCGGAATTAATTTAAAATTTTTCATAATGGTATTATTTTTTTAGTTAATTTCTTTTAATTTTTTATGCTGGTTGCTTTCTATTGAAAAATAGATAATAATAGTTATGAGTGTGTGTTTTTAAGCCAATTTGTACTTTTTATTTTCTTGTGTGGTAATATTGACTTGAGAATTGGTTAAAATAGAATTGTAAGTTTTTGTTTTAAGTAGAGAAAGTGCAAATAAAATTTGTTTTATGATTTCTCAATACGAGAAGCTATCAATAGTTTTCAACTTCTAAAATCTCAAGATGAGAAATGGTGTTTTTAATGTTTTTTATGCTTTCTCAATATGAGATTTTTTGTTTTACATTTATTTTATGGTTTCTCAATTAGAGAAGATGATACTTTATTTTATTTTCTGCTATTTTCGTATGTATAAATAGCTTTTTAAAAATTTATAGATTGTTTTCTGTGTTGTTAAGATGATTTTTAAAGTGGTATGGTATCTTTTTAAAATAAATCTTTGCCAAAATAGTTTTCTGACAAAGATTTATTATTTGAGATTTCTTAACCTAAAAATGGATAACGATAATCCACAGGCGGAACAAAGGTTTCTTTAATCAATCGAGGAGAAACCCAACGCAATAAGTTTTGAGCTGAACCTGCTTTATCATTAGTTCCTGATGCTCTGGCACCACCGAAAGGTTGTTGCCCTACCACAGCTCCAGTGGGCTTGTCGTTGATATAGAAGTTACCAGCTGCATCTTCCAACGCCTTGATTGCTTGATTAAGAGCGTATCTATCTTGTGAGAAAACAGCCCCTGTAAGTGCATACTCCGAAGTTTCATCTACTAATTTGAGTGTTTCTTCCCATTTATTATCGTCATATACATAAACTGTAACCACCGGACCAAAAAGCTCCGTTTCCATAGTTGTATATTTCGGATTTGTAGTTACAATAACGGTAGGTTCAATAAAGTATCCTTTCGATTTATCGTAGTTACCCCCAACAAACACTTCAGCGTCCTTGTCTTTTTTCGCTTGGTCGATATATTTAGCTAATTTATCGAACGAACTTTCGTGAATCACGGCAGTAATAAAGTTTTCCATATCCTCTGGCGACCCCATTTTGAAAGATTGTACATCTTCTTTAACAAAATTCAAAATTTCATCAGCTTTCGATTTGGGAAGATATACTCGTGATGCAGCTGAACATTTTTGTCCTTGAAACTCGAATGCTCCACGCGTGATTGCCGTTGCCACTTGTTTAGAAATTGCCGACGGATGCGCAACGATGAAATCTTTACCTCCAGTTTCGCCTACTATTTTCGGATAGGTCTTATAATTATGTATGTTATTGCCTATTTTTTTCCAGATATCTTGAAACACACCTGTTGACCCTGTGAAATGAATTCCAGCAAAGTAAGGACTTGCTAGTAATGTTTCGGTTATCATTGCAGCGTCGCCGTTAATAAAATTGATTACCCCATCAGGAAGTCCAGCCTCTTTAAAAATTTCCATAATTACGTTGGCTGAAAATACTTGGGCGTTACTTGGTTTCCAAATTACTACGTTCCCCATCAGAGCGGCACTGGCTGGTAGATTTCCTGAGATGGCTGTAAAGTTGAAAGGCGTAACTGCATATACAAATCCTTCCAACGGACGATATTCCACTCTATTCCAAATTCCTTCTGATGATATTGGTTGGTCGTTGTAGATATTTGCCATAAATTCTACGTTGAACTGAAGAAAGTCGATAAGTTCACAAGCCGAGTCAATTTCCGCCTGATGAATTGTTTTGGATTGTGCAATCATTGTAGCGGCATTGATTTTTGCTCGATAAGGTCCCGCAATGAGTTCGGCTGCTTTCAAAAAAATAGACGCTCTCTCTTGCCAAGGAAGTGCTGCCCATTTCTTACGAGCCTCCAAAGCAGTTGCAATTGCTTTCTCTACGTGTTGTTTTTCCGCAAGATGATATGTGCCTACCACGTGCTGATGGTCGTGCGGAGCAATCATATTTTTAGTTTTCCCCGTTCTGATTTGGTCTGCCCCAATATATAAAGGAACATCTACGGAATTGTTCCAGAGTTCTTTATATGCTTTCAGAACCGCCTCTCTTTCAGGTGTTCCTTTGGCATATGATTTTACAGGCTCGTTCACAGCCTTTGGCACTTTAAAAAATCCTTTTCCCATAGTGATTGTTATATGAAATTTTTCTGTTAAACAAAATAAATATAAAATATGGTAGCAAGTTACGAAAAAAATAAATATGATGAAAAGGGTCGTTAAAAATATATGGTGTAACGTATGAAAACGGTTAATCGTTAATGGGGTTGTTATCAATATCTTTAGCTTTGAAAAGTTTCTATTGACTTTTGAGTTTGAATTTTGTAGTTTTACTTCTCAATTTAAAGCTTTTGAAAATGAAATTGCAACAATTATTTTTTGTTTTATCAATGCTATTGATAATCGGATGTGGTAAAAGAGAGCATCAAATGCTGCCCAAAGACACGCAGGTGGCACTGGGGCGACTTATTGATAGTGGTGACCCTTCTTATGATGGTTGTGGTTGGCTTATTGATATTGAAGGAAATGTTTTTTCAGTGGACCATTTAGAGGAGGAGTTTAAGCAAAACGGATTACAAGTAAAGGTGTATTACCAAAATACGAAATACCATTATTTGTGTGGAAGAGGGGCAAAGCCTTATAGCGTGATAAAGATTGTAAAGGTAGAAAAACGATAATCCGATGAGAAGACTAAACTTGCAGATAACACGAAATTGCTTTATTCCATTTCGTGTTATTTGCCGTTTTTCATAGGATAATAGGCTTACAATGTTATTTGTATCTTCCTCGTTTCTTTTACCTTTATTTCTTCTGCCTTGTATCTTGTATCTTGTACCTTGTTTCTTTATCCTTTATCCTTGTTCCTTACAATCTGCCTAAACTTTTCAGATGAAGTTCTAAGGCTTTTCCGTCGGTAAGGCTGGCAATGTAGCAGGTTATCCCCATAATACGCTCGTAGATGCTACCGTTTTTCTGGTATTTTTCAGGTAATCCGTTTAAAATAAGTTTGTCGAAAGAGGTTGTTTTTCCAGTTTCGTCATTGATAATTGCGGTGTAGAACAAATCGAGTAGGTTTTGCAAAATGGCATAGCCTGAAATTTCTTTTTCAACCACTTCAGGCGAGCGATAAATGTGCGAAACGCTAATATCGATAATGTCATCAATTTGTGGTTTGTAGATGCTTTCACTGAGTAATGACTGATGAAAATCTCCGTTTAAGATAGCGCTTTCGTATTTCATAAAGGTGTTACTTGCATCTTCAATGAGCGTTCCGATGGCGATAGCCCGTAGGTAAGCGATGCGGTCTTCTTTGGTAGCAAGACGACTATATTTTTCGGTAATGATACGCTGATTGATGAGTTTTCCGAGGTATTCCAAAGCGAAATCTTCGGGGATTAACCCCAGATTGATACCATCTTCAAAATCGATAATTGTATAACAAATATCATCGGCGGCTTCTACTAAAAAAGCTAACGGATGACGTGCAAAACGCAGCTCATTGGGCTGATTGGCTGTGGATTTGAGCTGCATTTCGTGGGCAATTTCTGCAAAAAAGGCTTTTTCGGACTGGAAGAAACCGTACTTTTTGTCGGCGATATGTTTGGTAGGCTTCTCAGGTAGTGATTCTTTTGGATATTTGGTAAAAGCCCCCAAGGTAGGATAGCAAAGCCTTAAACCGCCCTCTAATCCTGGGCGAGTTTCTGTAAGTATTCTGAAGCCATTGGCATTGCCTTCAAAACTACAGAGGTCTTTATACGATTTTTCGCAGATGTATTGCTTGATTTCGGCTCCTTTTTGGTGTTCAAAGAATTCTCCGATAGCCTTTTCTCCACTATGACCAAAGGGTGGATTTCCGATGTCGTGCGCCAAAGCCGCGGCAGCTACAATTGCCCCGAAATCATTAGCTTGATACCCTAACTCGGTATGAAGTTCTGGATATTTTTTTAAGAGTTGCCCCCCTACAGTGCGCCCCAAACTTCTTCCTACCATTGATACTTCCATACTGTGAGTGAGTCGAGTATGAACAAATCCGGTTTTTGAAAGCGGAATGACTTGGGTTTTATCTTGTAGACTACGAAAAGCACTTGAAAAAACAATGCGGTCAAAATCGACCTCAAAAACCAATCGGGTTTCGTTTTGGTCTTTCCGAAGTCGTTTTTCGGTATCTCCGAAGCGTTTTAAAGTTAATAAATGTTCCCAGTTCATAAAAAGGTTTAGATTTTTGAAAGATTCAGACCTGAATTAAGGGTTCAAGCCATAGTTTTGTTTCAGATTTTTATGTTTAAAGTCAGATGTATTTTCTGGCAAAAAATTACTCCACACGATGCCAGTATTGGGTTCTTCCCATTAGTGCTACGCCAATGTATCCTCTTACTTTGAGTTTGTTTGCATCTTCCAAAGTGATGTAACACTTGTATTGTTTGCCAGTTTTAGGGTCTAAAATCTTTCCACCGTTCCATTGATCGCCATCTTTTTGAAGGTCTTTTATGATGACGAGTCCCTCTAAGGGTTTGTTTTTGTCATTTCCGGTACAAGCGGTGCATTTTAAACTTTTTTTGTCTTTTTCAAGCAAGGAAACAATCTTTCCATAAACGATACCTTTTTCTTCATAGATTTGTACGATAGATTTTTCTTTACCGGTTTCATCGTCAATGGTTTTCCATTTTCCTAAAACGCTCTGAGCTTGAGTGGTGAAAGTAAAAGCTGCCAATAAAAAGGTAAGTAAATGTATTTTTTTCATATTTCTAAATAAATATATGGTTTAGGGTTCAAAGATACTAAAATTAAAGTACTTGCAAAATGCTAATAAAGTAGCTCAATTTCTTTCAAAGAGAAAGTTAGCATTTGATCGTCTTCATTTTGTACAACGAGTTTTCCTGAGGGTAAAACGCCTCGTATTATCCCAGAGAAATCATTACCTAAATGGGGTCGAAAAGCCGAAACTTGGTCTATGCGAAACAAATGACGCTTATACAAGGGGTAAACCGATTCGAAGCTTAGCTGCTCAACTTTAGCTAAATGCGCTTCTAAGTTTTTGAGGATACTTTGCATTAAGGGTTCAATCTCGTAGGTAAGTCCGGTAATTTTTTTTAGTGAACTTGCCTTGGGTAAACCATTAAACTCGGTTTGATTTATATTCAAGCCAATACCCACGATGCTCTTTTCGATGTATCCGCTACGAATTACATTTTCGATGAGAATGCCTCCCAATTTATATTTTGATGACAAAATGTCATTAGGCCATTTAATGCTTAGTTGTGGAATTTCTAGCGTTTCCAAAGCCTTGTGAATTGCTAAAGAAACTAGCATATTGAGTAGGAAAAAATGTTTTGTTTCTAATCTATTAAATAAGCATAGTGTGCTAAAAGTGAGGTTTTTATTAGGTTCAGAATTCCATTTTGCGCCGTACTGCCCTACACCGGCAGTTTGCATAGGTGTCCAAATGGTTAAAAAGTTTGACAAATTAGGCTGCTCGTATGCCATTTTTTTCAAAAACCCATTGGTGGAATCTATGGCATTAAGTTTGATAATTTCCATAAAATATGAAATGAAGAAAAGCAATATAAAGGCGCAAATGTACGATATATCCCTAAAAAAACATTAAAATTTGCTTTTTATAGGTTTTTCATTGCCTGAAATAAGAATGAAAATGATACATTTGCACTTTTACAAATTCGTATAAATCAATTTTAACTTAAAATAAATCATTTATTTAATGACATCAAGCAAAGAAGCACAGACAGATCAACTTATAACACATATTCTCAAAGGGATAGAAAAAGTTAAAGGCAATAACATTACCATAATGGATTTACGAGGTATTGAAAATACCGTTTGTGATTATTTTATTTTGTGTGACGGAAATTCCAACACTCAAGTAGCAGCTATTTCGGGTTCGGTACAGAAAGTGGTAAGTAAAGATATTAACCAAAAACCTTGGCACGTGGAAGGAGAAGCCAATGCTGAGTGGATTTTGATGGATTATGTTGATGTAGTGGTACATATCTTCCAAAAACCATTGCGTGAAAGATACGATATTGAAGGGCTTTGGGGCGATGCTAAAATAACTCAAATAGAAACAAACAATTAACAAAAATGACAGAAAATAACAAACCTAACAATAAACCTCGATTCTCAGCCTACTGGATTTATGCCATACTCATTATGCTCCTATTGGGGGTAAATTTTTATTCTGGGGGGAGTATGTGGTACCAGCCTAAGGAGGTTTCACAATCCAAGTTTGAAGAATTTCTACGCAATGGCGATGTTGCTAAGGTGGTGATAGTGAATCGTAAAGATGCTAATGTTTATCTTACCCCCGATGCGATGAAAAAGGAAGAACACAAAGCGGTAAAGCCTGAAAACTCTTTGTTTTCTCAAACTGCGGAGAGCGATACTCCTCAATACAAATTTGAACTAGGAGATTTGAGCAATTTTGAAAATAAATTTGACCAAATCGTACAGGAAAATAATTTGACTACTACGCGTGATAATAAAACCAAACAAAATCTGTTTGCTGATATTCTGTTTTCTGTTTTACCTTTTGTCCTTTTTATCGCAATATGGATTTTTATTATGCGAAGAATGGCAGGTGGAGGAGCTGGAGGCGGACAAATTTTCAACATCGGTAAATCACGTGCCCGTTTGTTTGATGAAAAGAAGGAAGTCAAAGTATCGTTTAAAGATGTAGCTGGACTTGAAGGTGCTAAAGAAGAAATACAGGAAATTGTTGAGTTTTTAAAAAATCCAGACAAGTACACTTCTTTGGGAGGGAAAATTCCAAAAGGAGCCTTGTTGGTAGGACCTCCTGGTACGGGTAAAACATTATTGGCTAAGGCAGTAGCAGGTGAAGCCCAAGTACCTTTCTTTTCGCTTTCAGGGTCTGATTTTGTGGAAATGTTCGTAGGGGTGGGGGCTTCGCGTGTACGAGACCTTTTCAAACAAGCCAAAGAAAAATCACCAGCAATTATATTTATTGATGAGATTGATGCCATCGGTAGGGCAAGAGGCAAAAATAATTTCACAGGAGCTAATGATGAGCGTGAAAATACGTTAAATCAGTTACTTACTGAAATGGATGGTTTTGGTACTAATACC
This genomic window from Capnocytophaga canimorsus contains:
- the rsfS gene encoding ribosome silencing factor, coding for MTSSKEAQTDQLITHILKGIEKVKGNNITIMDLRGIENTVCDYFILCDGNSNTQVAAISGSVQKVVSKDINQKPWHVEGEANAEWILMDYVDVVVHIFQKPLRERYDIEGLWGDAKITQIETNN
- the dgt gene encoding dGTP triphosphohydrolase, with the protein product MNWEHLLTLKRFGDTEKRLRKDQNETRLVFEVDFDRIVFSSAFRSLQDKTQVIPLSKTGFVHTRLTHSMEVSMVGRSLGRTVGGQLLKKYPELHTELGYQANDFGAIVAAAALAHDIGNPPFGHSGEKAIGEFFEHQKGAEIKQYICEKSYKDLCSFEGNANGFRILTETRPGLEGGLRLCYPTLGAFTKYPKESLPEKPTKHIADKKYGFFQSEKAFFAEIAHEMQLKSTANQPNELRFARHPLAFLVEAADDICYTIIDFEDGINLGLIPEDFALEYLGKLINQRIITEKYSRLATKEDRIAYLRAIAIGTLIEDASNTFMKYESAILNGDFHQSLLSESIYKPQIDDIIDISVSHIYRSPEVVEKEISGYAILQNLLDLFYTAIINDETGKTTSFDKLILNGLPEKYQKNGSIYERIMGITCYIASLTDGKALELHLKSLGRL
- a CDS encoding DUF6261 family protein, with amino-acid sequence MKNFKLIPIHLSSLKNTEFAQLLVRFFEDFEKSGLDLQTDTDFKRLFELIQAKKPTLDEALDQVRGSEESEKIMKADKERDNLLKALRSATNAYKYSTNPKEKDAFATVNLLLSEYKNVENDGYEQATYRLSNLTERLQNEEYKDAVKELSLSKFVSNLASANVTFNELFARRSSKAMQKPSYNVKELRKELTTIYKDLTDYTYILARIRNDDFFTKALGVINNGRKYFADTIIARRNAGKVNSKKA
- the ftsH gene encoding ATP-dependent zinc metalloprotease FtsH, which encodes MTENNKPNNKPRFSAYWIYAILIMLLLGVNFYSGGSMWYQPKEVSQSKFEEFLRNGDVAKVVIVNRKDANVYLTPDAMKKEEHKAVKPENSLFSQTAESDTPQYKFELGDLSNFENKFDQIVQENNLTTTRDNKTKQNLFADILFSVLPFVLFIAIWIFIMRRMAGGGAGGGQIFNIGKSRARLFDEKKEVKVSFKDVAGLEGAKEEIQEIVEFLKNPDKYTSLGGKIPKGALLVGPPGTGKTLLAKAVAGEAQVPFFSLSGSDFVEMFVGVGASRVRDLFKQAKEKSPAIIFIDEIDAIGRARGKNNFTGANDERENTLNQLLTEMDGFGTNTNVIVLAATNRADVLDKALMRAGRFDRQIYVELPNINERKEIFNVHLRPIKTAEALDLDFLAKQTPGFSGADIANVCNEAALIAARKGKKAVSKEDFMDAVDRIVGGLEKKTKIITPEERKAIAFHEAGHATVSWLLEHAAPLVKVTIVPRGQSLGAAWYLPEERQIVRTEQILDEMCAALGGRASEEVTFGKISTGALSDLEKVTKQARAMVTIYGLNDKIGNLTYYDSSGQEYNFTKPYSEQTAQLIDQEISKIIETQYQRAIQILTENKEKLTRLAHLLLEREVIFKEDLEDIFGKRQYGNDIEPTVKVNESLQQQVDATES
- the pruA gene encoding L-glutamate gamma-semialdehyde dehydrogenase encodes the protein MGKGFFKVPKAVNEPVKSYAKGTPEREAVLKAYKELWNNSVDVPLYIGADQIRTGKTKNMIAPHDHQHVVGTYHLAEKQHVEKAIATALEARKKWAALPWQERASIFLKAAELIAGPYRAKINAATMIAQSKTIHQAEIDSACELIDFLQFNVEFMANIYNDQPISSEGIWNRVEYRPLEGFVYAVTPFNFTAISGNLPASAALMGNVVIWKPSNAQVFSANVIMEIFKEAGLPDGVINFINGDAAMITETLLASPYFAGIHFTGSTGVFQDIWKKIGNNIHNYKTYPKIVGETGGKDFIVAHPSAISKQVATAITRGAFEFQGQKCSAASRVYLPKSKADEILNFVKEDVQSFKMGSPEDMENFITAVIHESSFDKLAKYIDQAKKDKDAEVFVGGNYDKSKGYFIEPTVIVTTNPKYTTMETELFGPVVTVYVYDDNKWEETLKLVDETSEYALTGAVFSQDRYALNQAIKALEDAAGNFYINDKPTGAVVGQQPFGGARASGTNDKAGSAQNLLRWVSPRLIKETFVPPVDYRYPFLG
- a CDS encoding lipoprotein, with amino-acid sequence MKLQQLFFVLSMLLIIGCGKREHQMLPKDTQVALGRLIDSGDPSYDGCGWLIDIEGNVFSVDHLEEEFKQNGLQVKVYYQNTKYHYLCGRGAKPYSVIKIVKVEKR
- a CDS encoding DUF2147 domain-containing protein, with the protein product MKKIHLLTFLLAAFTFTTQAQSVLGKWKTIDDETGKEKSIVQIYEEKGIVYGKIVSLLEKDKKSLKCTACTGNDKNKPLEGLVIIKDLQKDGDQWNGGKILDPKTGKQYKCYITLEDANKLKVRGYIGVALMGRTQYWHRVE
- a CDS encoding biotin--[acetyl-CoA-carboxylase] ligase, giving the protein MEIIKLNAIDSTNGFLKKMAYEQPNLSNFLTIWTPMQTAGVGQYGAKWNSEPNKNLTFSTLCLFNRLETKHFFLLNMLVSLAIHKALETLEIPQLSIKWPNDILSSKYKLGGILIENVIRSGYIEKSIVGIGLNINQTEFNGLPKASSLKKITGLTYEIEPLMQSILKNLEAHLAKVEQLSFESVYPLYKRHLFRIDQVSAFRPHLGNDFSGIIRGVLPSGKLVVQNEDDQMLTFSLKEIELLY